The genomic segment GATACTTTGCCATCTTGATCGGTATCCAAGGTATTAAAAAGAGATTGAAGCTCTTGCTCAGTTGCCATAAGTTCAAGACTGCATTAGTTTTTTCAATTCACTATCTCAAAGTTTTGAATACTATGCAAGGAAAGTTACCTCAACCCAGCCGCGATCGCATGGATCTCGCCGTCTACTTTTATCAATCTGAAGCGTCATTCAAACAACTGGAAATTAAGCATAAATGCTTACTAAAATTGGTGGACATTGGTGGAATAACAGTGTCAAAAAGTGTCTGATAACGTCAATAACAGGGGACATTGTGGAACTAAATTCCAGCAGTTAAAAAATATTGGCAATTAAGACTGATTATTGACAATAAAACAGCCTCTTTTATCCCCATAAATACCACCATATATACTAAATATTCCCCAAAATCCCACCATAAACCGAGTCATTAAGAGGTAGAAGCGTTGACGATTAGAGGTTGACATACTCAATCGTATTCAGGCTGCCACAATTGACAGTAAAGCATGGGCAGCACTATATATTATTGGTGAGATGAAAGTTTTGGTCGGTAAGATGACAACGAGTGATGGAGCGATCGCACTTCGTAACTTGTCCGTTCGCACTTAAACGAAATCATCTTCCATTTTTGAGACAAACTGGGGAACTATCTTTTTCAATCGTTCCAATAGCTCAATAACAGTTAATGGTGTTTGACGCTCAGTAGCTTGTGAATATATTAAATTGATGATTGAAGAAGGAGCTAAGTCATACAGATGAGTAAGAAATATATCTGGGCTTTGAGCTTCAACGCCCCAGGGCTGTAAATCGTTCTGTTGAAAATGCTTAAGGTTGAAAGTAACAATCACCATCGCATGAGAGATTACAGCAGCAGCAACGACATGGCGATCGCCAGTATCATTAGTCATCGCTTCAATTAAAGCAGGAGGGACTTCAACCATTGCATCAGGAAAAGCATCACTCATTGCCTTTATCAAACGTTCTGCTTGCTCAGTCCTAACTTTGCCCCTTTTAACTAGGTTAAGAGCAGTATCATCAAGAATCTGCTGTGACCAATGAACACGATACAAACCCGCTTCAGCAGCACGGAGTAAGGTATCACGTATCAAAGCTGGAAATAAAACGCAGGAGTCCAACACAACAGGAAAAACCGCCATCCTATTGCTCAAAATCTTGAGCCTCCAAGCAGTTATCCTCAGAGTCGTAAAGTCCCAATTCTTCGCTAAGTTGGGTCAGTTTTTGCAGATTGGCTCGACGTTGATAATCACGCTGCTCTTTGTAAGCTATCAAGTCCTCAAAACGAATACGCCGATGAGAGCCGACCATTCTATAGGCTATCGCCCCTTGTTCCAAAAGCTTGACTAAGTAAGGTCGAGAAATATTGAGAATTTCCGCCGCTTCCTGTGTTGTTAATTCGTGTTCAAGTGGAACCAGGAAAGCGGCTCGACCCGATACCATTAGCTCAATAACTTGGCGTAATACAGCGTAAACCGAATCAGGTAGAACAATTTCCTCACCATCTACCCCAACTAACTTAGCCTGTGGAATTTTTGAATTAAGTAGAAGCTCCAATCGTTTAAGAGTCGGTGTTTCGCCTTCCGATGCAAAAACTGGCTCCTGTAGCCCGTTTGTCCTGCTCATAGGATGATACCTAAGAAAGTTTTTATACTTTTACATACAAAGTATCAGGTTTTAAACGCAATAAACGAAACTGACAAAAGACTTAACTAGAAGTAATACTGGTCTAACATATGAAATTTCGTTTGTTTATCTTATTTTCTCTCATTGGATTTTTTCTCATTGGATTACTTGGAGTGATAGCGTTTAACCAACAAGTAGCCTATCTTCGTCCTTTTGAACCAGGCTCATCACCAACTCCATTAGAATCACCATCAGCATCACCGCCTCCTGATGAAACAATTACCAAAATACAGACTGCTGAGGAAGCAATTACCAAAGCACTAAATCAAATTCCAAAGGGAGATGTCTATCATAATGTGCCGAATGAGATGCAGGTCGGTGTTTCAGAAATAATTGAAGCAGGCATTGCTCCGAAGGTAACAGACCAGATCAGAAAAAAAATACAAGGTAGAGGAGGCATCAACGTCGAATCGGGAGTCCAATTTGACCCATCTGGGATGGAAATGAAATTAGTTGCACAGCCCGATGAATTTAAGGTGTTTGAGGTAAAGGGTGGTGAGCAGTTTGTGACTACTAAAGCACCAGGTAAATGGATTTGGAGGGTAGAGCCTCTCAAAGCCGGGGATAACTTAATTGTTATTAAGGCTGCTGTCAAACTTAAAGTACCTAAGTTAGGTATCACACGTCCAGTAGAGGTTGAAGTTTTTAGTGCCACACGGAAAGTAAAAGTAAATTTGGTTTACTCCATTAGTCAATTTGTAACCGCAAATTGGAAAGAAGTTCTTGGCTTAGTGGTTGGCTCTGGTTCACTGGCTAGTTTTGCCACATGGTGGATGGGTAGGAAGACTAAAACTGAATAAAACTGGAGTTGAGACTATAGCACTAATTCCATAGTCTCAACTCTAAAAAAAGAGGATTTCGTGTAACAAAAATTAAACCAAATCTGCCAAAATACTTGTGACATTACCTTGAGCATTCTGCCTGTTATCGTCATAAATCATTAGCGTATCTAACTTTTTATGGCGGCTCAACTTCTGCACAGTCCTCACATCTCCCCCCGTCGCCTCAAGTGCTGCTGTGACTGAACTGTGGCGGATTCTGTGAGGTGATAACTGCTTAGAAATACCTGCTTTCTTAGCACTATTAGAAACTACATCATAAACAGCAGTTCCAGTTAGTCTATGCCCTTTATAAGCACGGTCTAAGGCAATAAATAAAGGTGCATTAATATTAGTTTCCCTACGTGCTAACAGCCATTCGTGCAGTGCTTTAACTGTTTGATTTGACAGAGTAACAACAACCTTCTGCGTACCTCTACCCTTACCTAAAATCCACAGCGTTTTACTTTCTAAATCTAAATCTTTAATGTCACAACTGAACACTTCTGCACGACGTAAAGCATTATCCCAAAGTAATCGCAGAATGGCATAATCACGAATACCTTTAATAGTATTTAGATCGCACGTTGCCAGCATCGCCTTAAACGCATCTGGTTCAATACCAGTCGTGTCTCTGTAAGATTGAATAGCTTCCCCCTTCACATCCGCCAGCGTCCAATCGCACTTTCCTACGGTTCTAGCATAGTTGACCAGCGAACGAATAGCCGCTAACCTACGATTAACCGTATTTTCGGCTAATCCCTTCTCCATCAAATGCTGCTTATACCTGAGAACCAAGGCAACAGCATCAAACCTATCCATAGCAAGGAATTGAGCGACTAACTCCGGTGTCGGTTCACGTCCAGCGACAGCTTCAAAGAAATATTTCAAGTCCCTAGCATAGGCACGACGAGTCCCTGGACTGCGCTTATCCGCCAACAGTTCACCAATGAGGTCACGGTTAAAACCGAGGGCAAAACTTGAATTAGACTGAGTAATATCGCTCAAAAATAAGCTTGTGAGAATTGCAGTTTTAGCAAGCTTAACGCTTTTTGTATCCTCTAATACCATTGTCCTTAACCTTCTTAATATTTGGGTGATAGGCGATACCGTTAATGCGTGGGAGTGGCTATCGCCTATTTGATGGAAAATTGATTTAATGCTGCAAGCCAACTGTCACACCGTCAAGATTAGAATTTGAGCCACATCCCCGTTGACCTTTATTTGATACACGACATTCACATCCGTTATTTAGATTTGGAGGGAAAGTCAAAATATTTTAGTGTGTCAAAAAAAGGATGCTCTCTGGACTCAGTTCTAAGGTCTTTGAGGGAGTATTCTGAGTAATTTGG from the Oculatellaceae cyanobacterium genome contains:
- a CDS encoding PIN domain-containing protein encodes the protein MSNRMAVFPVVLDSCVLFPALIRDTLLRAAEAGLYRVHWSQQILDDTALNLVKRGKVRTEQAERLIKAMSDAFPDAMVEVPPALIEAMTNDTGDRHVVAAAVISHAMVIVTFNLKHFQQNDLQPWGVEAQSPDIFLTHLYDLAPSSIINLIYSQATERQTPLTVIELLERLKKIVPQFVSKMEDDFV
- a CDS encoding helix-turn-helix domain-containing protein — protein: MSRTNGLQEPVFASEGETPTLKRLELLLNSKIPQAKLVGVDGEEIVLPDSVYAVLRQVIELMVSGRAAFLVPLEHELTTQEAAEILNISRPYLVKLLEQGAIAYRMVGSHRRIRFEDLIAYKEQRDYQRRANLQKLTQLSEELGLYDSEDNCLEAQDFEQ
- a CDS encoding tyrosine-type recombinase/integrase; the encoded protein is MVLEDTKSVKLAKTAILTSLFLSDITQSNSSFALGFNRDLIGELLADKRSPGTRRAYARDLKYFFEAVAGREPTPELVAQFLAMDRFDAVALVLRYKQHLMEKGLAENTVNRRLAAIRSLVNYARTVGKCDWTLADVKGEAIQSYRDTTGIEPDAFKAMLATCDLNTIKGIRDYAILRLLWDNALRRAEVFSCDIKDLDLESKTLWILGKGRGTQKVVVTLSNQTVKALHEWLLARRETNINAPLFIALDRAYKGHRLTGTAVYDVVSNSAKKAGISKQLSPHRIRHSSVTAALEATGGDVRTVQKLSRHKKLDTLMIYDDNRQNAQGNVTSILADLV